A window of Methanolobus sediminis contains these coding sequences:
- a CDS encoding HVO_0476 family zinc finger protein — MTDAVTDNYLHTPDNDIIESMNDEVEVVCPVCSPKIAVPHDVLKGGQNPVVQCQECENVHPTKIEKVKTFNVKVIINKGEESFTQITLLTSEEDVSVDDEIIVDDGESDEVFPVLITAIESGEKRLQKANASEITTIWGRAIDEVVVKIAVHRGRNTEAMHKRVPGGYEFIIGQEETVDKTKIRIKKIKIRDGSLESKTGTAVAAKFIKRVFAEEVQRKSWGDGKTQWSMKGKGRSW, encoded by the coding sequence TTGACAGATGCAGTCACAGATAATTATTTACATACTCCAGACAATGACATCATTGAGAGTATGAACGACGAAGTTGAAGTTGTATGTCCGGTATGCTCACCAAAAATAGCAGTACCGCATGATGTATTAAAAGGAGGACAGAACCCTGTCGTCCAGTGTCAGGAATGTGAAAATGTCCATCCTACTAAGATAGAGAAGGTCAAAACGTTCAATGTCAAAGTAATAATCAACAAAGGTGAAGAGTCTTTCACACAGATAACCCTACTGACATCTGAAGAAGATGTATCTGTGGATGATGAAATAATTGTAGATGACGGAGAATCCGATGAAGTATTCCCTGTGCTGATAACCGCTATTGAATCCGGTGAAAAGAGACTCCAAAAAGCCAATGCGTCTGAGATTACCACAATATGGGGCAGAGCTATTGACGAAGTTGTGGTAAAGATCGCAGTGCATCGTGGCAGGAATACTGAAGCAATGCACAAAAGAGTGCCTGGTGGATATGAGTTTATCATCGGTCAGGAAGAAACTGTTGATAAAACAAAGATTCGTATTAAGAAAATAAAGATACGGGATGGAAGCCTTGAATCTAAAACAGGCACCGCAGTTGCGGCAAAATTCATAAAGAGAGTATTTGCAGAAGAAGTGCAGAGAAAGAGCTGGGGAGATGGAAAAACCCAATGGAGTATGAAAGGGAAAGGAAGAAGCTGGTAA
- a CDS encoding protein-L-isoaspartate O-methyltransferase, translating into MEYERERKKLVNSLREYNISEKTLNAMKKVPRHLFVPSVQIANAYVDHPLPIGYAQTISAPHMVAMMCDLLDLQEGLTILEIGAGSGYNAAVMAEIIGSKGKIYSIERLEKLAVFAQDNLKKAGYSNVEVICADGSLGLPEHAPYDRICVTASAPCTPLPLIEQLKPGGIMAIPEGKAYQRLYLIKKDMEGNIIKEDRGGVIFVPLVGDHGFNMLCGDR; encoded by the coding sequence ATGGAGTATGAAAGGGAAAGGAAGAAGCTGGTAAATTCTCTAAGAGAATACAACATATCTGAAAAAACACTTAATGCAATGAAAAAGGTGCCAAGACACCTTTTCGTACCTTCAGTTCAAATAGCGAACGCCTATGTTGACCATCCTTTGCCCATAGGCTACGCACAAACAATATCAGCACCACATATGGTGGCTATGATGTGTGACCTTCTTGATCTTCAGGAAGGACTAACAATACTTGAGATAGGTGCCGGTTCCGGTTACAACGCTGCAGTAATGGCAGAGATAATCGGTTCAAAGGGAAAAATCTATTCTATTGAAAGGCTTGAAAAGCTTGCTGTTTTTGCGCAGGATAATCTGAAAAAAGCAGGTTACTCCAATGTTGAGGTCATATGCGCAGACGGTTCTCTGGGCCTTCCCGAACATGCACCCTACGACCGTATATGCGTGACTGCATCTGCTCCATGCACTCCACTACCTCTCATAGAGCAGCTTAAACCAGGTGGAATTATGGCAATTCCTGAAGGAAAAGCATACCAACGCCTCTACCTTATCAAAAAGGATATGGAAGGAAATATCATAAAAGAGGATCGTGGCGGAGTGATATTCGTACCCCTTGTAGGAGACCATGGTTTCAACATGCTTTGTGGTGACAGATAA
- a CDS encoding hydantoinase B/oxoprolinase family protein has protein sequence MTPINKKWQFWIDRGGTFTDVVARKPDGQLIAHKLLSVDPEHYTDAAIHGIRTILGLGSEDVLPTEDIASIKMGTTVGTNALLERKGEPTALVITRGSRDALRIGYQNRPDIFALKIELPDLLYDEVIEINERYSASGEELEAVDTENARLELERIYRSGIRSIAIVLMHAYRYPEHEIQLHDIAEEIGFTQISLSHEVSPLMKFISSGETTVVDAYLSPVLKRYINMITATLEAGGNNTKLMFMQSSGGLVEASQFRGKDCILSGPAGGIVGAVETSRKAGFDKIVTFDMGGTSTDVAHYNGEYERSFETEIAGVHLRSPMLYIHTVAAGGGSILHFDAGRFRVGPDSAGSEPGPACYRKGGPLTITDCNLMLGKIDPKHFPHVFGHDADMPLDSELVKKKFSALAQEVSEFTGENHSAEQVAEGFLKIAIENMANAIKKISIQRGYDTKEYALCCFGGAGAQHACGVADALGISKILIHPLAGVLSAYGMGLADQRIMKEQAIETKLESGLIEELHGVVAELERTGRKEMVMQGVADEDISALHKVHVKYKDAGTSIIVDFGSESKIKSTFENEHKSRFGFVMENKELFIEAVSTEIIGSGEKMQDGSLSNSSLSGGEENTGLLETTMYTCGGFHKTPVHRREELKDGGNGITGPAVIVETNTTVIIEPGWKVELRKGQELVLERVVPLPKRESVGTEADPVMLEIFNNRFMSIAQQMGYTLQNTAYSVNIKERLDFSCAVFNRKGDLIANAPHIPVHLGSMGESVKAMIRKFPDMEEGDVFMLNSPFEGGTHLPDITVITPVFHDGDVEFYVASRGHHADIGGVTPGSIPPESRHIEEEGVITGGKLIVADGKFLEDEVAEWLNSGKYPARNPFQNIADLKAQVAANEKGVRELLKLVEHFSMETVQAYMQHVMDNAEESVRRVIEVLKDGEYSLSFDDGTIVSVKVSIDHENREAHIDFTGTSGQHIGNLNAPVAVCKAAVLYVFRSLVDRDIPLNEGCMRPLRITIPEGSILNPEYPAAVVAGNVETSQYIVDSLFAALGVMAGSQGTMNNFTFGDEEFQYYETICGGSGAGEGFDGTSAVQTHMTNSRITDPEVLEWRFPVRVEEFSIREGSGGDGEYRGGEGVVRKIRFLKPMRAAIISSHRKFAPQGLNGGENGQIGRNYIIRTGDSQIEELGGRDITEMNEGDVFVIETPGAGGFGTRMKRKS, from the coding sequence ATGACCCCAATCAACAAAAAATGGCAATTCTGGATAGATAGGGGAGGCACATTCACTGATGTTGTTGCCCGCAAACCTGACGGACAATTGATTGCCCACAAACTACTTTCAGTTGACCCCGAACATTATACCGATGCTGCAATTCATGGTATCAGGACTATTCTCGGCTTGGGTTCTGAAGATGTACTCCCAACTGAGGACATCGCTTCCATCAAAATGGGAACCACCGTGGGAACAAACGCATTGCTTGAACGTAAAGGTGAGCCTACTGCGCTGGTAATTACCAGAGGTTCCAGGGATGCACTCAGAATAGGATACCAGAACAGGCCTGACATCTTTGCCCTGAAGATCGAGCTTCCGGATCTGCTTTATGATGAGGTAATCGAAATAAATGAGCGATACAGTGCATCCGGTGAAGAATTAGAAGCTGTAGATACTGAAAATGCACGATTGGAACTTGAGAGAATATACCGATCAGGAATACGTTCCATTGCCATCGTACTGATGCATGCTTACAGATATCCGGAACATGAGATCCAGCTTCATGATATTGCAGAGGAAATAGGATTTACCCAGATATCACTTTCACACGAGGTCAGTCCGCTCATGAAATTCATAAGCAGTGGTGAAACCACGGTTGTGGATGCATATCTTTCCCCGGTGCTCAAAAGATATATCAATATGATAACTGCCACCCTTGAAGCCGGAGGTAACAATACAAAACTCATGTTCATGCAGTCAAGCGGTGGACTTGTAGAAGCAAGCCAGTTCAGAGGCAAGGACTGTATTCTATCCGGGCCTGCCGGTGGTATTGTAGGAGCTGTGGAAACTTCCAGGAAAGCAGGTTTTGATAAAATTGTCACTTTTGACATGGGCGGTACTTCCACAGATGTAGCTCACTACAATGGAGAGTACGAGAGGAGTTTTGAGACGGAAATTGCCGGTGTTCACCTCCGCTCACCCATGCTTTACATTCATACCGTTGCAGCAGGTGGAGGTTCTATCCTTCATTTCGATGCAGGAAGATTCAGGGTCGGACCGGATTCCGCAGGGTCTGAACCCGGGCCTGCATGTTACAGGAAAGGCGGGCCTCTCACAATTACAGACTGTAATCTGATGCTTGGCAAAATTGACCCAAAGCATTTCCCGCATGTTTTCGGACATGACGCAGACATGCCGCTTGATTCCGAGCTTGTTAAAAAGAAGTTTTCTGCTCTGGCACAAGAAGTCAGCGAATTTACCGGAGAGAATCACAGTGCTGAGCAGGTTGCCGAAGGTTTCCTGAAAATTGCTATTGAAAATATGGCAAATGCCATCAAGAAAATATCCATCCAGCGCGGCTATGATACTAAAGAATACGCCCTTTGCTGCTTTGGAGGAGCAGGTGCGCAACATGCCTGTGGTGTTGCAGATGCACTGGGAATAAGTAAGATATTGATACATCCCCTGGCAGGTGTGCTTTCGGCTTATGGAATGGGACTTGCAGACCAGAGAATAATGAAAGAGCAGGCCATAGAGACAAAACTTGAAAGTGGCCTGATCGAAGAGCTCCATGGTGTTGTTGCCGAGCTTGAAAGAACCGGCAGGAAAGAGATGGTAATGCAGGGTGTTGCAGATGAGGATATAAGTGCACTGCACAAGGTTCATGTAAAGTATAAGGATGCAGGAACTTCTATTATTGTTGATTTTGGCTCTGAAAGTAAGATTAAAAGTACCTTTGAGAATGAACACAAAAGCCGTTTTGGTTTTGTAATGGAGAACAAGGAGCTCTTCATAGAAGCAGTTTCTACGGAAATAATAGGTTCCGGGGAGAAAATGCAGGATGGTTCTCTTTCTAACAGTTCGCTTTCAGGAGGGGAAGAAAATACAGGGTTGCTTGAAACGACAATGTACACTTGTGGTGGATTCCATAAAACACCTGTTCACAGACGAGAGGAACTAAAAGATGGTGGAAATGGAATCACCGGGCCGGCTGTGATCGTTGAAACTAACACAACTGTAATAATCGAACCCGGATGGAAAGTAGAACTCAGAAAAGGTCAGGAATTAGTGCTTGAAAGGGTTGTTCCCCTGCCTAAGAGAGAATCGGTAGGAACCGAAGCTGACCCTGTGATGCTTGAGATATTCAATAACAGGTTCATGTCCATTGCACAGCAGATGGGGTATACTCTCCAGAATACTGCCTATTCAGTTAATATCAAGGAGAGACTTGATTTTTCATGTGCGGTTTTTAACAGGAAAGGAGATCTGATAGCCAATGCACCTCACATACCTGTGCATTTGGGTTCCATGGGAGAGAGTGTCAAGGCGATGATCAGGAAGTTTCCTGATATGGAAGAAGGTGATGTTTTCATGCTGAATTCTCCGTTTGAGGGTGGAACGCATCTGCCGGATATTACGGTCATAACTCCTGTATTCCATGATGGAGATGTTGAGTTCTATGTAGCTTCAAGGGGACACCATGCCGATATTGGAGGAGTGACGCCGGGATCGATCCCTCCTGAGAGCAGGCACATTGAAGAGGAAGGTGTGATTACCGGAGGAAAACTTATTGTTGCTGACGGGAAATTCCTTGAAGATGAGGTTGCAGAGTGGCTGAATTCGGGAAAATATCCTGCGCGAAATCCGTTCCAGAATATTGCTGACCTGAAGGCACAGGTAGCTGCAAATGAGAAAGGTGTAAGAGAGCTTTTGAAGCTTGTTGAGCACTTTTCAATGGAAACTGTACAGGCATATATGCAGCATGTGATGGATAATGCTGAAGAATCTGTCAGAAGGGTTATTGAAGTTTTAAAAGACGGAGAATACTCACTTTCCTTTGATGACGGGACTATTGTATCTGTAAAAGTTAGTATTGACCATGAGAACAGGGAAGCTCATATTGACTTTACCGGCACTTCAGGACAGCATATTGGAAACCTGAACGCTCCTGTTGCGGTTTGTAAGGCTGCTGTGCTCTATGTTTTCAGATCACTTGTTGACAGGGACATTCCACTTAATGAAGGCTGTATGAGGCCGCTCAGGATAACTATTCCCGAAGGCAGTATTCTGAACCCTGAATATCCTGCGGCTGTGGTGGCCGGAAATGTTGAGACCTCGCAGTATATCGTTGATTCACTTTTCGCAGCTTTAGGAGTTATGGCAGGCTCTCAGGGGACCATGAATAATTTCACTTTTGGAGATGAGGAGTTCCAGTATTATGAGACCATCTGTGGTGGTTCCGGTGCAGGAGAAGGATTTGACGGGACCAGTGCTGTGCAGACCCATATGACAAATTCAAGGATCACTGACCCGGAGGTCCTGGAATGGAGATTCCCGGTGAGGGTTGAGGAGTTTTCCATTCGTGAAGGTAGCGGTGGGGATGGGGAATATCGTGGAGGAGAGGGTGTTGTCAGGAAGATAAGGTTCCTGAAACCTATGAGAGCTGCTATTATTTCCAGTCACAGGAAGTTTGCACCACAGGGATTGAATGGTGGTGAGAATGGACAGATCGGAAGAAATTACATCATCAGAACCGGAGATTCACAGATAGAGGAACTTGGTGGCAGGGACATCACGGAGATGAACGAAGGTGATGTTTTCGTTATTGAAACTCCCGGAGCAGGTGGTTTTGGCACACGAATGAAAAGAAAGAGTTAA
- a CDS encoding bifunctional nuclease family protein, giving the protein MRKGKAVVNNMDTGSDIKEVTVKGVYMINIFGRAVPAVMLEDKEGMIMPIHIGQSEALSISSVMKNETMPRPMTHDLIVSILSRLEAEVERILIDEKKDNIYYARMTLKKDGNSMEFDARPSDCIAIALRNNAPILISEDVFNEDAISKENFTGSKAITGFA; this is encoded by the coding sequence TTGCGAAAAGGGAAGGCTGTTGTTAATAATATGGACACTGGAAGCGACATAAAGGAAGTTACCGTAAAGGGTGTTTACATGATAAACATCTTTGGCAGGGCTGTGCCTGCGGTGATGCTTGAGGATAAGGAGGGAATGATAATGCCGATACATATAGGACAGTCTGAGGCTTTGTCTATCAGTTCGGTGATGAAGAATGAGACGATGCCAAGGCCCATGACACATGATCTTATTGTTTCCATACTTTCAAGGCTTGAGGCCGAGGTTGAGAGGATCCTGATAGATGAAAAGAAAGACAATATCTATTATGCCAGGATGACCCTGAAAAAGGATGGCAATAGCATGGAATTCGATGCAAGGCCAAGTGATTGTATCGCAATCGCCCTCCGTAATAATGCTCCTATTCTGATAAGCGAAGATGTGTTTAACGAAGATGCTATCAGTAAGGAGAATTTTACAGGTTCAAAGGCGATCACAGGATTTGCCTGA
- a CDS encoding DUF1614 domain-containing protein — protein sequence MRHRIFYNPFTFVFTIILAFVLAFSISVLFYGLVSSAFSKIGFSWNDALILLLASLIGSSINIPLKTLETETPIENSKYVKIFGVSYRVPFKETHKTRTTIAINVGGALIPTIVSIYLLRLFPGSAIEVLYATLIVAFITKAVARPVKGVGIVSPALLPPIAAALSSILIVYSTGIQHDLIFAVAYISGTLGTLIGADLLNMRAITKLGAPVVSIGGAGTFDGVFLAGVIAVLLV from the coding sequence ATGAGGCATCGGATATTCTATAATCCTTTTACGTTTGTTTTCACTATCATACTAGCCTTTGTGCTGGCGTTTAGCATTTCCGTGCTCTTTTACGGGCTGGTTAGCAGCGCCTTCAGTAAAATCGGCTTCTCATGGAACGATGCTCTTATCCTGCTTCTTGCATCTCTTATTGGAAGCAGCATCAATATCCCTCTTAAAACCCTTGAAACTGAAACACCGATCGAGAATAGCAAGTATGTCAAGATCTTTGGTGTTTCATACAGGGTGCCTTTCAAGGAAACTCACAAAACCAGGACAACAATAGCCATTAACGTAGGCGGTGCCCTTATACCAACTATCGTTTCCATTTACCTGCTGAGACTTTTCCCCGGTTCTGCAATCGAGGTCCTCTACGCAACCCTGATAGTTGCCTTCATCACAAAAGCAGTCGCAAGACCTGTAAAAGGTGTGGGAATCGTTTCCCCTGCACTTCTCCCGCCAATTGCCGCTGCCCTGAGCTCCATTCTGATAGTCTACTCCACCGGCATCCAGCACGACCTCATCTTCGCAGTAGCCTACATCAGCGGCACCCTTGGAACCCTCATCGGAGCCGACCTGCTGAACATGCGCGCAATCACAAAGCTTGGTGCGCCTGTGGTCAGTATTGGCGGCGCTGGAACTTTTGATGGTGTGTTTTTGGCAGGGGTTATTGCGGTGCTGTTGGTGTAA
- the hisF gene encoding imidazole glycerol phosphate synthase subunit HisF, whose translation MLTKRIIPCLDVTLDEEGGTVVKGIEFVDLRKAGDPVELAKRYNEQGADELVFLDITASHEGRGTMVKVIERTANEVFIPLTVGGGINSIEDIRQILRAGADKVSINTAAVKNPDLIKESSEIFGAQCIVTAIDCKRNLDVENNPDKTILELEDGTPAWYEVVIYGGRQPTGIDAVQWAKKVEELGSGEILLTSMDKDGTYDGFDIPITKKLSEELEIPIIASGGVGNPEHMYEGFTKGKADAALAASIFHFGEYTVNDVKEHLKEKGIPVRL comes from the coding sequence ATGCTTACAAAAAGGATCATACCATGTCTTGACGTTACGCTTGATGAGGAAGGCGGAACCGTTGTCAAGGGAATAGAATTCGTAGACCTGAGAAAAGCAGGAGATCCTGTGGAACTCGCCAAGAGATATAATGAGCAGGGTGCTGATGAGCTTGTATTCCTTGACATTACCGCATCCCATGAAGGCAGAGGAACCATGGTCAAGGTCATCGAGAGAACTGCAAACGAAGTTTTCATTCCACTTACAGTAGGCGGCGGAATAAACTCCATCGAGGACATACGCCAGATCCTCAGGGCAGGTGCCGACAAGGTATCCATAAACACAGCAGCCGTGAAGAATCCTGATCTTATTAAGGAATCATCGGAGATATTCGGTGCCCAGTGCATCGTCACAGCAATCGACTGCAAACGTAACCTTGATGTTGAAAACAATCCTGACAAGACCATCCTTGAACTTGAGGACGGTACCCCTGCATGGTATGAGGTTGTTATCTACGGCGGCAGGCAACCAACCGGAATAGATGCTGTCCAGTGGGCAAAGAAAGTAGAGGAACTGGGTTCCGGCGAGATACTTCTTACAAGCATGGATAAGGATGGAACCTATGACGGTTTTGATATCCCTATCACAAAGAAGCTTTCAGAGGAACTCGAGATCCCGATCATCGCATCCGGCGGAGTAGGTAATCCCGAGCACATGTACGAAGGCTTCACAAAAGGAAAAGCCGATGCAGCACTTGCAGCAAGTATATTCCACTTCGGAGAATACACCGTCAACGATGTCAAAGAGCATCTCAAAGAAAAGGGCATTCCTGTAAGGCTTTAA
- a CDS encoding MazG nucleotide pyrophosphohydrolase domain-containing protein, translated as MEISEFQKRMYDLYAHNDRRRGAAATTLWLVEEIGELAEAIRREDMDNIREELADCFAWIGALANLYDIDLEAAFLEKYPDHCPTCKQNPCICTD; from the coding sequence ATGGAAATCTCTGAATTCCAAAAACGTATGTACGACCTTTACGCCCACAACGACAGGAGAAGAGGTGCAGCTGCAACAACGCTCTGGCTTGTGGAGGAGATAGGAGAACTTGCGGAAGCTATCCGCAGGGAAGACATGGATAATATCAGGGAAGAGCTTGCAGACTGTTTTGCATGGATAGGAGCCCTGGCAAACCTCTATGATATCGACCTTGAAGCTGCATTTCTGGAAAAATATCCGGACCATTGTCCTACATGCAAACAAAATCCGTGCATCTGTACGGACTGA
- a CDS encoding cation diffusion facilitator family transporter — protein sequence MQNSDGRSKTAVKVTTNGMIFNIFLTLFKFIAGITGHSSAMIADAVHSFSDFITDIVVIFGLKAAGKPADHNHHYGHGKIETLCAAFVGIVLFIIGFEILQSGMSKILFVAGGGNLEQPGAIALIAAVVSILTKEGLYRYTLSAGRSIKSDAMIANAWHHRSDAFSSVGTMIGIGGAMILGGRWVILDPLAAVILSYFIFKVAFEISYANINELTEAAPDIDIVDEISHIIVSTEGVRDFHKLKARKIGSNIATDVHIQVDKDLSLIEAHNICTEVENRLRAKFGMDSILYIHCEPDM from the coding sequence ATGCAGAATAGTGACGGAAGAAGCAAAACTGCAGTAAAAGTGACTACAAATGGGATGATCTTTAATATTTTCCTGACACTTTTCAAATTCATTGCCGGAATAACGGGACACAGTTCGGCAATGATTGCTGATGCTGTCCATTCATTTTCTGATTTTATTACTGATATCGTGGTAATTTTCGGGCTCAAAGCTGCCGGAAAACCTGCTGACCACAATCATCATTACGGTCATGGAAAGATCGAAACTCTTTGCGCGGCCTTTGTAGGCATAGTTCTTTTTATAATTGGTTTTGAAATATTGCAGAGTGGTATGAGCAAGATACTTTTTGTAGCTGGTGGTGGCAACCTTGAACAACCCGGAGCTATTGCCCTTATTGCTGCAGTAGTATCTATTCTTACAAAAGAAGGTTTATACCGCTACACACTGAGTGCCGGCAGGTCTATAAAAAGCGATGCGATGATTGCAAATGCATGGCATCATCGTTCAGACGCATTTTCTTCTGTGGGAACAATGATAGGCATCGGCGGAGCAATGATCCTCGGGGGCAGATGGGTAATTCTTGACCCTTTAGCAGCGGTCATACTGAGTTATTTTATATTCAAGGTCGCATTTGAAATCTCTTATGCAAACATCAATGAACTTACCGAAGCAGCTCCGGATATTGATATTGTTGATGAGATAAGTCATATTATTGTGTCGACTGAAGGCGTCAGGGACTTCCACAAGCTCAAAGCAAGAAAGATAGGTAGTAACATAGCAACTGATGTACATATTCAGGTAGATAAAGATCTAAGTCTTATCGAAGCTCATAACATATGCACTGAAGTTGAGAATAGGTTACGTGCAAAGTTCGGAATGGACAGTATACTGTACATCCATTGCGAACCTGACATGTAA
- a CDS encoding DUF7490 domain-containing protein → MKQKENSIRFILILIIIAFFTVSSGCLRDFGEQKGSNLGVRDVEISADSVKSTYVWLNVTTYVENMGSDSDSNASVVLKIFNKNTGLLEKKQEARIGPIEQWETKAVSQSISLLKSGDYRISTTIMDDGKLNYERWMTLSGLDTLQSDMQDTGIQIETIDFLVRETSSKGVVIQNDIYLKNEGIETSRDYRILIKAREMDARLVADKEWISSGEIEPEETVIRSVNLTVPAGYNYAVEISVWDGNTIVKTDEDYVQLNPEKVIDRDQLVQNKNINTADFLVEEEEDYNWDYAVAEETAEEESPGFTGSFAVIGIITALYLVRRRLHE, encoded by the coding sequence ATGAAACAGAAAGAGAACAGTATACGTTTCATTCTTATTCTAATTATTATCGCCTTTTTCACAGTCTCCAGCGGATGCCTGCGTGACTTCGGTGAACAAAAAGGCTCTAATTTGGGGGTAAGAGACGTTGAGATATCAGCAGACAGTGTCAAAAGCACTTATGTCTGGCTCAATGTGACCACTTACGTAGAGAACATGGGTTCTGACAGTGACAGTAATGCAAGCGTTGTCCTGAAAATATTCAACAAAAATACCGGACTTCTTGAGAAGAAACAGGAAGCAAGGATAGGACCAATAGAACAATGGGAAACAAAGGCTGTTAGCCAGAGTATAAGCCTTCTGAAAAGTGGGGACTACCGTATCAGTACAACCATCATGGATGATGGGAAACTGAACTATGAGAGGTGGATGACACTTTCAGGACTCGATACCCTGCAGAGCGACATGCAGGATACCGGCATCCAGATAGAAACTATTGATTTCCTGGTGCGAGAAACAAGCTCCAAAGGAGTTGTCATCCAGAATGACATTTATCTCAAGAACGAAGGAATTGAAACTTCCAGGGATTATCGCATACTGATCAAGGCACGGGAAATGGATGCACGCCTTGTTGCAGATAAGGAATGGATAAGCTCCGGGGAGATAGAACCGGAAGAAACAGTCATCAGAAGCGTTAATCTTACGGTTCCTGCCGGTTACAACTATGCTGTGGAGATAAGTGTATGGGATGGCAACACCATTGTCAAGACCGACGAGGATTATGTGCAGCTAAACCCGGAAAAAGTGATTGACAGGGACCAGCTTGTGCAGAACAAGAATATCAATACAGCCGACTTCCTTGTGGAAGAGGAAGAGGACTACAATTGGGATTATGCTGTTGCCGAAGAGACAGCAGAGGAAGAGAGTCCAGGATTTACAGGTTCGTTTGCAGTAATTGGTATTATAACAGCACTATACCTGGTGAGGAGGAGATTACATGAGTGA
- a CDS encoding class I SAM-dependent methyltransferase, translated as MKELPEWYYDELIQIGTDYGSEEEVLNYDRKMATIRNIAEEAKNMCELIDIQPDDEILEIGCGTGEFSIELSKHCKLVTALDISQMMLDFAEKKAKSKQRDNVKFIKAGFLTFDPEETKYDAVVTQLVLHHLPDFWKLIALKNIHSMLKRGGKFFLKDVVFSSEIPDFDVYFLQIFQNIPPESGDEIVSEMKLHIKEEYSTFDWVMKGLIEQAGFRIEEFDHQNGFMATYLCIKE; from the coding sequence ATGAAAGAATTACCTGAATGGTATTACGATGAATTAATCCAGATAGGAACGGATTACGGAAGTGAAGAAGAGGTTCTGAACTACGACAGGAAAATGGCAACCATCCGCAACATTGCAGAAGAAGCTAAAAACATGTGTGAACTCATCGATATCCAGCCAGATGATGAGATTCTGGAAATCGGATGCGGAACAGGTGAATTTTCTATTGAGCTTTCAAAGCATTGCAAACTGGTAACTGCATTGGATATTTCACAGATGATGCTTGATTTTGCAGAGAAAAAAGCAAAGTCAAAACAGAGAGACAATGTCAAATTCATCAAGGCAGGATTTCTGACATTTGACCCAGAAGAGACGAAATATGATGCTGTTGTAACTCAGCTTGTACTACACCACCTGCCGGACTTCTGGAAACTTATAGCTCTGAAGAACATCCACTCAATGCTTAAAAGAGGAGGAAAGTTCTTCCTGAAAGATGTAGTCTTTTCATCAGAGATTCCTGATTTTGATGTTTATTTCTTGCAGATATTCCAGAATATACCACCTGAATCAGGAGATGAGATAGTCAGTGAAATGAAACTTCACATCAAGGAAGAATACTCCACATTCGACTGGGTCATGAAAGGACTAATCGAACAGGCAGGTTTTAGAATTGAGGAATTTGACCATCAGAATGGTTTCATGGCAACCTACCTTTGTATCAAAGAGTGA